A single genomic interval of Canis lupus dingo isolate Sandy chromosome 6, ASM325472v2, whole genome shotgun sequence harbors:
- the C6H16orf82 gene encoding protein TNT, which produces MSVPSLLTPSSYEKPLISPRRIRISTAKEMPPSSSPQISQTHHSQASQGLLPLDKPDQLPPTFLQGRNGESAAWNAQGQAPSLLPPSVESQPPTWPHHDTGATQKPLRVSGGSLRNPWSSESGLLSLQQSSLGKCSDSDISLLSSGYAGDEENSEVSLLGSTPILRLQRRLLTQAGSALTSQLCAVYSPSQIGNRLASQAHSVKQTGGEK; this is translated from the exons ATGTCTGTCCCTTCCCTTCTGACCCCTAGCAGCTATGAGAAGCCCCTCATATCTCCCAGAAGGATCAGGATTTCCACAGCAAAAGAGATGCCTCCGT CCTCCTCTCCCCAGATAAGCCAGACACACCACTCACAGgcctcccagggcctcctcccCCTGGATAAACCAGATCAGTtgccccccaccttcctccaggGTAGAAACGGGGAGTCTGCTGCCTGGAATGCTCAGGGCCAAGCTCCAAGCCTCTTGCCCCCCAGCGTAGAGTCCCAGCCACCCACTTGGCCACACCATGACACAGGAGCAACTCAGAAGCCCCTGAGAGTTTCAGGGGGTAGCCTAAGAAACCCATGGAGCAGTGAGAGCGGCTTGCTGAGCCTGCAACAGTCCAGCTTGGGGAAATGCAGTGACAGTGACATCAGCCTGTTGAGCAGCGGATATGCAGGGGATGAGGAGAACAGTGAGGTCAGCCTGTTGGGCAGCACTCCAATCTTGAGGTTGCAGAGAAGGCTCCTCACCCAGGCCGGCAGCGCCCTGACCAGCCAGCTGTGCGCTGTTTACTCGCCCAGCCAGATAGGGAACCGGCTAGCCAGCCAAGCCCACAGCGTCAAGCAGACTGGAGGGGAAAAGTGA